GCCGGGATCGCACCCTGGCTCATCGTCGTGACGCGTAACGCCGCGCTGACGCTGCTCCGCGCGGACACCCGACGCCGGCTGCGCGAGGACAGAGAAGCAGTCGATTCGACATCGATCTCCGGAGAGCCGGATCCGTCGGTGATCGTTTCGAGCGATGATGCCGCCGCGCAGGTCCGCGCCGCGCTCGACGGTCTGCCGCCGGAACAACGCGACGTCATCCGGCTGGCCTATTTCGAGCGGCTCACGCTTGCGCAGATCGCAGAACGCAGCGGCGCGCCTCTTGGCACTGTGAAGCGCCGGGCACAGCTCGCTCTCGCGCGCCTTGCTAAAATCCTGAACGGTGGTGGCCTGTGACGCGACACCCATACGAAGACATCGAGTCGTTCGTTCTCGGTGAACTCGAACCGGATCGCGCCATCGTGATCCTCGATCATGCCGACAGCTGCGCGACGTGCGCGGTTCTGCTTGCTGAAGCGGTCAAAGGCTCGGCCGCGCTGGCGAATCCGCTTACGGCGCGGCCAGGGCGCTCATCGCTCCGAACCATAGGCCGCCCGCCGGCGACGAAGCGCACCTGGCCGATCGTGGCTTCGCTTGCGGCTGCGGCGTGTCTCGCGCTGCTCATCTGGAACGTCGACTTGCGATCGAACATGTCGGCTCTTGCTCCGACGCCGGTCGCGGCGCTCGTGCATTCACACTTCGTCCACCATCCGCTCGTGAGCACGTCAGGCAAGGAGTCGGCCAAAGCGATCGTTGCTGCTGACGGATCATGGATCTACGTCGTTGCCGACCAACTCACACCCGAGTTGACGTACGCCGTCTGGCTGACCGCAGACGGCCACAGAACGAGACTTGGCTCCTTCGCTGCCGACTATGTCGGTGAGGGCACGGGGTTTTTCCGGACGCCGCCTTCCAAGCCACAGGCGATCGCGGTCGCACCCGACGGTGAGGATCCGACGGCATCGAGCGACTCGCTGCGCTGGCCCTAAAGGCGGTCGAGCGACTCGCACGGCAGGACGCCGGCCCGCCGCTGCGAACGCGTTTGCACCGGAGGTGCCCACATGCGTGAGCGGATCGCGGCGTTTGCCGCTTGCTTTGCTTTCATTCTTCTCTTCTGCTGTTCGCGGGCGGCTCTCGCCGACGATGCGTCGACGGCTACGCCCGGCCCTAGCCCGAGTGCAACGCCCGCGTCACCATTCGCGGGCTTGAAGTGGCGTTCGATCGGGCCGGCCGCATCAGGCGGACGGGTCTCCGCCGTCGTCGGCAGCGCGCGCGATCCTTTCCTTTACTATCTGGGAACAGCGGGCGGCGGCGTTTGGAAGAGCGCGAACGGCGGCGCCACGTGGAATCCCATCTTCGATAAGACGGGCATCGCGGCGATCGGCGACGTCGCGATCGCTCCTTCCGATGACAGCACCGTTTGGGTGGGATCGGGCGAAGCAAATCCCCGCAACGACGTCTCGTACGGAAACGGCGTCTACAAATCCGTTGACGGCGGCAAGACGTGGATGCATATGGGACTCGACGTCACTCGTCAGATCGCGCGCATCGCGATCGACCCCACCAATCCAGACCATGTGCTGGTGGGTGCGCTCGGCGACGTCTTCCGCGACTCAAATGCGCGCGGCGTATACGAGACGACCGACGGCGGCAAGACGTGGCGCCAGACGCTGTATGTCGGACCCCAAAGCGGCATCTCGGATATCGCGATGGATCCGAAGGACCCGCGCACGGTCTACGCCGGCGTGTGGCAGTTCCGGCGGGTGCCGTGGACATTCACGAGCGGCGGACCAGACGACGGCCTGTACAAATCCGTTGACGGCGGAGCGACATGGGCGAAGCTCACCGGCAATGGGCTGCCGACGGATCTGCTCGGCCGCATCGCCCTTGCAATCGCCCCGAGCGACTCGCACCGCGTCTATGCGCTCATCCAATCAAAGCAGGGCTTCCTGTGGCGCTCGGATGACGGCGGTACGACGTGGACGATGGAGAACGATAACACGCTGATCGATCAGCGTCCCTTCTACTTCAGCCATATCGCGGTGGATCCGTTCAATCCCGACCATGTCTATTCGG
Above is a genomic segment from Candidatus Eremiobacteraceae bacterium containing:
- a CDS encoding RNA polymerase sigma factor, producing MISADAARELAARLARGDQDALAESYERYSGRCRDVAFRVLHDDALAEDAVQEAFASLWRRREGLVVRSAGIAPWLIVVTRNAALTLLRADTRRRLREDREAVDSTSISGEPDPSVIVSSDDAAAQVRAALDGLPPEQRDVIRLAYFERLTLAQIAERSGAPLGTVKRRAQLALARLAKILNGGGL